In the Populus nigra chromosome 2, ddPopNigr1.1, whole genome shotgun sequence genome, aattatggattgaaaagttaaaaaaatattatactaaaattaaatttattcaaactAAAAGGGTTAAAAGTTATCAATTGAAAAGATGGAGgattaaagtaaattttttcagtaattttaaaattaccacTTATTTTCCAcgtattttttactttgatttttttaactttcactTGTACTCTTCATCAACAGATTGGGAGCAATTGGCATTCAATTTGagcacaaaataattaaaacatctaAGAAAATAGTTTgataaccaaaataaataaacaatgcatGGTGTGAATCAATAGTCAAATGTGAGAGAGGCTACATTGCATTCATGCATgctaaaaaaaacccacatctcttaggtttttgttaattggttcaaatttcaaaagaaaaaagaagaataattgatgaaaaacttttttaaaaaaatttttaactcTTTATgccaagttttatttatttaccactagaaaaaaaaatcgaatttatatatatattaaagggacaaaagaaaagataaaaaaaattgttaatttttttattaatttatgatgagttacttttttgtattttatttttaaaaccaaagaaaaaattaggaaagaaaaaaaatgtagaaattataaaatctcatgcacataaaataattttcttataaaaaaataaattggaaaataactctaataaaaataaaaaaaatgaaatcaataattttttatcaataaataaataattttatcaagtaaataaatattcagctaaataaaaaatagatataatattttaaaaaaaaacattgtctttttaaaatgaagtgaaaaataatttccaatgtaaacaaaaaattcaaaaaataatctagatataaatatatagtaagTTGACAAAATGTGTAAcaaatttccttttattttttcaaaattttaaaaacattgtcttaataaaaaaaaactggattGATTATAGATGGAGACATCTAACGTAGCAAACCATAAAAGACTCTGTTATCCAAATTAAGACAATAAAAGTAAGACTCTGTTTTCCAAATTAAGACAATAATTATAAGAGTGTGTTTgtcaaaaataatatcatagggagttttttttttaaaaaaaaaagatttccaaAGAATCCCTTGGGCTTTGGCCCTTTGCCTTGGGCACTTGGAACACATCTTTGGTTCAAACGTTAATAGTTGAGAGATTAGGGACAAAGTAGTTGTTGTGGGTAGCCACTAGGAGGAGGAAACTGAAACAGTATTGTGTTTTTTATGCCAAAAAATGGCAAAAGATTTTATGGATaagtattaaataatataatgacagatcaagagaaaaataaataaaaatgatttttaaattggaTAAGGAAATCATGAAGAACAAAATAGCAAGTGACGTCTATCTAgcttcaaattttcttgttccATTTGTCTCCTGCTTGACCTTGATAGAATAGACAATTCATGCACTTGTGGTCGTCATGGTCTGTGGTAACTTTACACGTGCCAATCACATGAATCTTGGCCCTCCACTAATATATAAGAATTAgtgctttttaatttcattttagctgctgctgctgttgacaATCCATGGAATCCCCAGAAACTCTGGCCATTGAAAGTTTCTCTCGCAGTTGGTTGACCAGTGTCAACCCCTCCTTGCAAGGTCTTGAGACGGCCCTCAGAGCATCTCTTGACAGTTCCCATGAAGCCATCTCCGAAGAATTAGATTACAGGATGCAGAACTCAAGAAGATCGCTGGAAGAAGACCAGAACTTCAATTTCTATTTTCCCATTTCCCAATCCCCTGATGCTCTTCTTCATGCTGACCAGCTTTTCTCTGACGGCCTCATCAGACCCATTTTTATCAACCAGTCAAAGAGTGAGGCCTCCAGTTCCCTGAATTTAGCCCCTACTGTGccctcttctctttcttcaaaAACTGTTTCAGCTGCTCAGATTCTTTGTCGTTTCCTTGGAAGATGGAAGCGAATCTTGCCGAAGTGTTTTGGATATGTTAGACCTTTATCCCACAGAGTAAGAGACTCAAGAATAAGCACAAGAGTTGACAATGTTGAGAGGATAGCATGGGAAGTTAAGAGCCAGAGCAATTCACGGGAAGCATCTCCAAGCAGAAGAGTAGCTTATTCACTGGATGGTTGCCATGATAGTGAGAGCTCCATCCATGACGCAGTTCTTCATTGCAAAAGATCAATGCGTATGTTCATGccatctttaattattttcttaatttttgtgCGTGTTGGTTCAAATCTCAGAAGTGTTCTGATCCTCTTCTACTTTTACTTTCAGATAAATGATTGTTTtacagagaggaaaaaaaaaagaccggAAGGAGAAGGGAAGCGTAGAGCTTCTAGAAATGCAGGGCAGGAGATCAAACACAAGTTGTCATCTGCCATTTCTGTCTTCTACTCCTTTGCTTGTTTATATATTCATGTGTCCATTCAGGATGGCAATTTTTCATTGTTGCTCAGCTGTGAAAAGTTTGATAAATAATTAGTATGTCCTTATAAATTACAATACAGATTAATATGTTATATAGTCTCGTCATGGTGCGaagatagaaattaaaattatttcttattcgTCGTCTTCATTTTGTAAAGATATGAAATTTCCAACCTCTATGCgcgtaatttgtttttttcatgggattctatttaaaaattcaagaactgGGGTAACAAATTGCAGAATATATAATAGTATGATTTAAAAATTCAGGAACTGGGGTAACCAATTGCAGAATATATAATAGTATGCATGGATCCATGGACAGACAGGAATTTGCAATATGATAGACTAGAAATAGAGGACTAAAAAGACGAATCTTCCCAGCAATATTGAATGGCCTGGGACATTAAAATACCTGCAGATGAAGCATTATAGGACCCCCAGAGGGATGTGTCCAGCTTTTGTTGCTTTATGCTatcttttatgcttttttttccatgcaacccttcaattttattcctcTGTGAGAGTGGTTGCGGCATccgtattgaatttttttccgtTCAATCAATTCAGAAACAAAGACAAGGGAAGAAGAGGATGGCCATTCCTAGTTTGAAACCCTTTTGTTGCACTTTATGAAGGATCACTTAACAGTAGAAGGTGGTTGTTTTATgctgtggttgttttttaaaatgttttttttttttggaaaatatataaaaataattttttttaactttttaaaatcattaacatattaaaatgataaaaaatatcaaaaataaataaatttaaagcaaaaaaaattcaaaaaaaatcacgaaacaCGATTTgaactgcaaaaacaaacagcccGTAATCTTCAAAaggataaattttgttttactgAAAATTTCTTTCTAAACCCACATCCTGAAAAATCTTTTTATCTATTGAATGAATGAAACACACAACTGGGATCCATTTATCCAACGGatgaaatttttcaaaaactaattttaggAAGAATGTTTCAGTAAAAATTAGCACTACTCCTTTAAACATTGTTAGTTAATCATCAGTTCCCCTTTCCAAGCTCTTGCAAAAATAAGCACAACAATCTATTGGGCATCATTCCTCAATACTATCCCTTTACAGagcttgaaatgagaaattaatgtATTTGACGAAAACATTTCTCAATATGTCTATCCTAGTAAATCTCATGTAAATTACTCTACATTTTTTTGCATTCAATGAGTGATGTGCTGGGTCTTGATCAAGTACATAAAAGGAATACGATtgcgttatatatatatatatatatatatatatatatatatatatatatttgttacaTGTACTCTTGAACAATCAGCTTGCAAGTCGTATTCAGAGAGAAAGCAAGGCCCTCAATCTGACTACGTGCCCTTATGTTTCACCAGCACCCTAATCTCTATAATctaatattttagagaaaatgagaaaacaGACCCTTTTGAATGATTTCTGTTAACGAAATTTGAGAAAAAGGATTATTGTTGATGATGTtacaaaatttgataaattaaaaaataaagctattTGATGTTTGGATAATGATTAATTAATCATGTTGTCATACCAACATTTCATTCTTCATAGTTTAGGAAGTATATGATTGGTGATAAAAATCTTGATACTTGTGAAATAGTCTGTTTTTGTGGGTTTAAAGATTTTTTGAAGATAAAATCATCGATTTTCAAGtaaggaaatatattaaatgaaagAAGAACTTTAAATTCCAAGAATAATGATATTTGTTCTTGTTCTAGTATGataaatattcttataattAAGATATGAATGCTTCGAAAGTAGAACATATTAATCGTTTACCTTAATGATTCAAAGGTATGTATAATTTATGAACTCGTCATTTTGATAAAGTGAAGGGACTAAAGAGTCATTTGGAACTTATGgtattaataaaagataaaaatctcCTACAAGTTATTAATTatggataaatatctcttacatatcATTAATAAGATGAAAATGTGGTAAGTCATTAAAAGAACTTTGATACATCTATAAATGtaaagtaataattatttttaacatggacTTTATGGTTCTAATATGGATCTTTAACGATCTCTAGATCAATTGGGGTTGGCGCATAGACAAGCCTACGAGAGATGAGTCTAATAATTTATCATCATGTTGATCAGGGATTAATACATGGCTGAACCCAAATACATTGGATCTGACAATTTGGCAAACCCACATTAACTTGAACTTAACTCATGGTTGGACCCAAGTATATAAGATCTTACAACTTGTCAGACCAACATTGAGTTGTGCTCAACACATGGCTAAATTCAGGTATGTTGAGTTTATAAACTTGACAGACACACGTTGACTTTAGCTCAGCTCATGGCTTAGATTCAAGTATATTAAGTTTGGTAACTTGTCAGATCCATGTTAATTTGAGCTCAACACATGGTTGAATCCAAGTATATCAGGTCAAGCAACTTGCCAGACTCACGTTTAGTTGAGCCAAACAAATAACTGAATCCAAGTATATTAGATCTAACAACTTACCTATCCGTCAATATTAAGTATGACAACTTGTCAGATACACATAACCTTAAATTCAATATATAACTGAACTCAAACATAAAGTTGTCAAGCTAATATAATCTTGGGTTTAGCACAAAATTAAATCTAAGTATACTGTATCTTGCAATCTGCCATGCACAAATTCACTTGGGTTATTATTACCTTGAAATGGGTTTAGTTTCTTTCACGTAACATCAAAATATAGATTCAGAAAGTTTTACTCATCACTTGTTAACAGCGGCTTAGCCAATATTGCAAGCAAGAGACACACATATGCATTATTAAAGGGATTCTGTAGCATTGATAATCACATGAAAACAAGCAAGAGTGCATCACAAAACGGGGGACATTGACAAAATATGCTTGCAAATAAGTCGTACGTGATCCGAGCACCAGCTATCTACAACATTTTGGCTCGTTACTCTCTCCGATAGCTAGAAATATACTCAGCATGAGACAGAAGGGGCCCAAACAAAAGCACATCCTTATTGTCCTCACTACCGGACCACCCCTCTGTTTGTTTCCTTCAAGACATTGGTTTAAACCTTGGGATGATAATTTCttaacttgtaaaatcaaaacacaattATCATAGTTAAATATATAGCTAAGAATACTGTGCCTATCTAGTACCATCGCAAGGACCAGCCATCTTTTCTGATCCTGTTGGAGAGTTTAGTGTATCAAACCACGGAATCttgtcttattatttttcttgtacatTTTACACGAGGGAGAGtgagattatttatatattattcctGACTATTAAACTCATACTATCAGGTGAAAATATTTTCAGCACTCCAAAATCTCCCACCGCCTGTACATGAGGGAGAATgaaattcaatatttgattcaatttaattatccTCGATCATTGATGAGCATGGCTTGAAGGACTAAAGTATGATAATTTACGGATCTAGTTGAGAAGAGTTTCAGTTTAAAGACCCAGTGAGAATCGGTGCATAGGCTGAGGACTGATTTAAGGTTTtacacacaaaaacaaaaaacaataataattgaaCTTAAATTTAATTCCAAGAAATTGAAAACCCCGGATGTTCCTGGCAAGAAAACCAAGCAACGAATATGTAGACAATGTGGCCAAAGGGGGGCCGAGCTCTCTCTCTGAGTTGCCTAGAAGGACATGTCGGGCATGCTTTGTCGTCGTTACTATGGAAAGCAAGTCAATATTGAAACGTTACTGAGTCAGAACATCGAGATGCCATGTGGGTTTATGATGCATTTGAAGGAAAATGGATGAGGACTGTGCTTATTTCTCGGATTTGGATTATAAGGCCCGGTCTATGCCTAGAACTGGAATCTTCTGTGGATTCGCtatcttttatttgtttgatatgaAACAAGGGATCATGTATTGTGGTGTTGCTGCTCCTcggcaagaacaaaaaaaaaatcaggtataAAGGGCGAGAAATTATTGACCAGCAATATATAAAACTAGTAGATTTGGTTAAATCATATTAACTTTATCAAACTAAGTaaccatttcaaaaaaaaataaataaagcggtcaactagaatatatatatatatatatatgtatatatatatatatcttataattaaaaagattcaTCAACTTTAAGTTATAATTTACGCAAATTCGATATTTGCTAGAAACCTTGCAAAGTAAATATCAAAATTTGGGCCAAGGTGAAAATCACTAGCCCAGCAATGAAAGCAAAAAGGGGTGgagtttaaaaacatttagaaatgTGGAAAAAATGTCAGAAGTGGGACCATACCCACGCCCTCTCTCACGATGACAAGAATTAGAGCATGACACCTTGGACCGCTCGACCATCCTAGCCTTGCTGTCTCTGATCTTCACTAGTGTTTTGTTGAATACAATGTGCCTGATTAGGTGGATCAcggaattaaaaattataggtatttttatttaaaaatataataaaatatatatttttttaatgcaagcaCAACGATCCAataacattagaaaaaaaattaaaactacaaagtaaaatttaaaaaatttaaaagtatgatTGAACTACAGTGTGAAAATAGAAAATGGGCCTATATCATTCCCCCACCCTGCTACACAAGTCCATTAAAATTAAGTGTTCCATTgttgatgtgttttttaattaaaaagatttaattattaactaaaaaatataataaatacttgataatataatttttaaatattggtaTGGTAGcatattgaatgatatttattttaaatattgagatgataatatattagattaatccGAGTTGACCTGTTAAATTTACGACTTGGATTATGAAaccatgataaccctataaaaatcaaatcaagataaattatgaatgtcaatttttaatcaacttaatattaaagaaaataataataaattaaaaaaagaaaaaaaattgcatgctACCTGAGTTAACCTTCCAAACCCGCAATTCGGATTATGAAATcgggataaccttataaaaaacaaatcaaatcaaattacaaaaattaatttctaaccaacattacattgaatgatgaaataaaaaaaaatcaattgaaaaaaataacaaaaaacaacctAGACCAACTCATGAAGCAAATAAGGATGAGATAACTTTATAAGgatgataactttataaaaagcaaataaaaaaaatcatgaagctccacctcatcttcatttttcaataaattctatgttgaaagttaaaattgaaaaaatatatattaaatttcgAGATAACTCCacataaagcaaattaaaaaaaatatgaaactcaatttctaaacaccttaatattaaaatatgagattgaataaaaaactaaataaataaaaaaattaaaagaagattgAGTTGTTGTAGTGTGAAATTGAGGGGGGATCAATTAAgaaatgacatgaaaaattaacaGAGTCAACCCGAATCAACTTGCCAGCCTATGACTCAGGTTATAAGACTGAGATAAGTTTATAGAAagtagataaaaaaatgaaacctagttaaaaaaaaaggacccaaagaaaatgaacaaagtCAACTCGGGTAGATCCGTTAAACTTACAACTCGAGTAATAATACTGGGATAAcaccatagaaaacaaaaataaataaatcatgaaacttaatttctaacaaactcaatattgaatgataaaataaaaaaaatattttaaaaaagtggcCTAAAAATGACATGAATCCATTCGAGTTAATTTGTTAAACCTGCGATTTAGgttatgagattaaaataaattcataataaaaaattaaaaaaactacgaGGCCCCACTtccaataaatctaattttaaatgttgaaatcaagaaataaaaaaactaaatctataaAATCAGTATgtaacccaacaaaaaaaaaaaaaaacaaattataaaccaCAATTcccaaaataacataatattgaaatataagactaaaacaaaaacacaaaatactattataataaataatatgttatGGATATAATTACAATATGGTTACAGTGATTTAACCACAACCAGaccctttaatattttattaataatattatctaacagaaaaaaacaattgagatGATTTTAGGTTACtacatcatttttgtttttttttatttaagctaaattataaaatattctttcaacttaaaaaaataaatacttcaaCGAAAAAAATCTCTGATTTTACACCTTCaaccattttagttttttaaccaAGTCACTCCTCGTGGTCAGGTTAAGGTTTCGTTGAAAAGTTAAAtggaaaaaatcaagttttaataaaacaatgttctaaaaattaattataaaaatttagacAACCTTAGTTACCatctcaaaataaattacacGAAAACACTTGGGACGAAGATCACATATCTCAtgtctttcttgttttaaaacgaTAAAGATtcactataaaattataatttattttatatttttatttttctaattaaatatttttatgtttcttctaCTGTATTCTTTTTATCCTGAGAAATTAACTAAACATAACattataatttgaataaaaaaatctcaaatgctCTCTCCctcaaggggaaaaaaaaacttaaatgaaatgtATTTCATTTCCTTCTTTAATTGTTTGTCCAAGATTCACAGCATTCAGATAAATTTCCGTATCAGGAGTTCATGGCAAATAGTTTTTACCCAATATATCTAGATCAACAAACTCAGATTTTGCGGGATTTAcattatcaaagtaaaaaatattcacGAATAAAGCCTCCTCGAGAGATGAGGatgatataatatatatttgtcttttttgaaagaaaaaagaaatcgtataaatatatttatataggagaTTAAAAATCACAACTTGTTATGGATGGTTTTCTAATAATACCACTTTTTCATGAGGATTTTCCCGTGTTATTTAGGATCGGGCCTTCAGGCTGGATCAACCCCTATAATTGAACTAGACTTAGTCTAACAGGTAAATTTAAGAACACAGAATTTGATTTaggattttatattgaattagATAAAAGTTACTCGATTAAATTTTACTGGCTTGATCAGTTTGGtgaaaatccaattaaaatttggtttgatttttttttttcgaaacaacattattttaacatttgaaaagaaaaggaaaattaagatACGTTTTTTTGGATTCACCTACCCAATTTGTGACACAGGCTTTAGGCTGGGTCAGGCTTGGTATTATAACTCTTAACGAAAGTGGGAGTGTTTAAAGTGGAAAAAATGGGATTTAGGGGGTGTTTCATTTTTCGCTGAAGTTCAGGGTTTTTTCGGAGTACAATTTGGCCTCCTATTTAACAAGCTCTGTGGAGTTCATTGCACAACCTGGGACTGACTTCAACCCTGTAAAATTTGAAAAGGTACGAGCAAATTACTCTTTTGTTGTAATCATTCAATATTGTTTGCTTTCAAAGATACATAATTTCATATAATGTTGTTGTAGCTAAAACATACAGAGAACTGTTATATTTGATATCTTTGTGTGTGATCGGCGGTTAAACGGTTGATTCAGAATCACTTCCTTTGTATAATATCTCCGAGTCACTCGTGATTAAGGTGCTTAATTGAAGTAGTAAGAAAAAGAGCAACATTAATACATAATTTCACACTGGACCACAAGCTGTTTGTGAATTTGACtgactagagagagagagagagagagagagattttttaATTCACCAAAAGAATTGAAGGAGTAAAGAATGCTATAGTTAACTGTGTTTTTTGGATTGTGCAATATTCCATCGTCAATTCTTTGTGCGTGTTAAGTTGTGAAATTTGTTAACGAGTGGCAATGGTAGCTGGGGTTAGAACTTAAAACAATTTTTCCGCAATTAGCTCTTTTCTTGACAACATTTGTTTCGTTTTGACTTTAATTCTTTCCACAGCCATGCATCCGGTTCCTTTTCATGCGACTCCTGCTGCACCTCCTCCTCCCTGGTTCCCGATGTTACCCCCTAATCCACCACAGTCGACTCCTTTTTGGGACACCAAAAATGTGCATGATCGGCTGAAAGAGTTACAGGGCACGTTGACTCTTGCTACATCAATGTACTTAGTTATTGCTTTCAGTTTGAATTTCAAATGCTTGTTTGGGATATAAAGTTACCAAGGGGCTTTTCATTGTCTTTTCTCTGCTTTCTGCAAACATGGTTTGTAATAATTTGCTATTCTTAATAGGCAGAAAGAGCTTGAGATGTTGATGACAATCAAAAGCACTGAAGGGTCTGTGGAAGAGGGGGAAGGGGAATCTACCGACCCTTATGCTTGTGGGTTGTACGAGTATTTGAAAGATAGGAAAATTGATTTGGAAGCACAGGAATCACTTTCGGTGAATGCTGCAAATGCTTTGATGTCAAGATTAAGAGCTCAATTAGAGCCATTTAGAGTAATCATAGATGATGTCACTCCATGGGAAGAGAAATCAATGGCAGCTAGATTgtctaataaaatattgaagtccAAGCGTAATAAACTttggaggaagaggaagagacaACGTGCTGCAGAAATCCGCACAAAGGTGGTTTTCCTTGATTTATTGTAGCCTTCCAGGCCTCTGttattatccttttcttcttcttcttcttttgctctTTTCCCCCCTCTAATAGTGCTTGCTGTGATGTTTAGGAGCATGAACAATTTGACCAAGCTGATCGTGTAGCTGATGAGTGGAGGGCTAGGGAGATAGCAAAGGATGCTGCACAACTCAAGGTAATGGAAGTTTTATGTTTGAAACTGGTATAATCAGCTATATTCCTGTTTGCCTCTCTTTCAGCAGGTGATAAAATTCCAAATGCTGTGCGATTCTCTTAGTTCGACGAATTATCTTGTATGGTCCACTGTACTTTATCTGGATTAGGTTAGAGTCAGCGTAGAAACCTCTAATGTGACTAGTAGAAACTCACCaaaaatttgttgttttaacTGGAAGACATCATAgcataaaattttgatattgcTGGTAGATTTTCCAGTTTCCttggaagcaaaaaaaaaaattacgttgAGGCATTAGAATTTAGAAGAACAATCTAAGATTGTCTCATGCACAAAACCAGTTGAAAGAGCTAATGAGGTGATTACTGTGTGCTAGTTGATTGCTTTGAAGGCCAGTAAATGGATTTGTGAGATCTCCAATTtagttttcaataaaatatatcgtGCAAATATTCCAAACAAACTTGAATGACTGTGCAAGACTGATGTTGTAAGATACCTGAAAGAACATATTGGATTCACAGGACACCTTGCATTTGTTGGggcattcaatttcttttaacaagCATCCAAGCACCCTCAACTTTCATGCTTCTCTTGCTTGAAAGAACCATCTGTTCTTAAACGGTTATAATTGCTGTCAGAAGTACAACTCATGCATATTGATTCTATTCCAGTACTCTAGGTACATGAAGTTTAAGCTCAGGTGCCTTTTCTCTTGTTCATTTTGTGTTGCATTGGTATATTTATGGTATTCATTGTATTTTCTATTGCTCTTGTTTTCAACATGAGGGGTGACACATCTGGGAGACTGAAATATGAGATTTTGAAACAGCATGATCTTATAATTCTTTTGTTAGATGGTGGCATGTTACATGTATGTTATACTAAACTTGTCTAAATATCTAGCTTTGAAGATTGTGTCatcatgctttttatttttaaatcacgTCATTTTGTTGACATCAGTTGTATTTGCTGTTTGCATGAGGTTATCAATTTTAACTTAGGCATTTGCGGTTGCAGGTggaaaagatgaaagaaattgCAAAGCTTAAAgcaaaagaagagaggaagaggCTAGAATCTGAGGTGAGAATTTAAGAAACATTATACACCAACTTTTTTTATGCTATACTCCCATACATTCTTAACAAGCTGATATCATCTCACTCGCATCTTGCTTTGATATTTTGGGATCTAGTATAATGATATCACATATTTTATAGATGCATATACCAAAAAAAGTGTATTTAATATCTTATATGTTCACAGAAGCATTCTATATCAAATGAATTGAGTAGTCAGTCTATTAGTTACATAACATacaaacttttttaatattttcggATTTGTAATTGTTTTACAAAGCTCAAAGCTGTCTGTAGCTAATCTCCTGGTTCACATTAATTTCTGCATCACTGCTGGTAAGAGTTTGCAATGAGTGTTGACTATTATTTAAGAGTTAGTAGAGCATTCATTGGACCATTCAGAGTTAAAACACTTGTCTAATATCATGCTGTTTCTGTTCTTGAGTTTGTTTTTCTCCTCTGTGGCCGGTGCCCAATCTTAAGTAATTTTAAGTGTTTCAGCTTGAGCTGGTATTGGTTGTGGAGAAGTTGCAAGAATTGCGCTCCATCAGGATtcaaaaattgaagaaacaagGTATGCttgataaatttctttttcttttttatttactgtGTGCATGCCTGCTGTGATGTAATTTTTCGTtcttatgatttgatttttccaGTCCTACACTGCTATGATATTTTCCATGTTAAATACAACCGCATTTCTAATTTCATGAATATGGTTTTCAGCTAGTATAAGTTTGATGCATCAGATGTGGCATTTGTGTTTAAAGTGGGATTTCAAAAAATTTTGGCAAGTTCAAATGTATGCATCTTTCCTTGGTGAATGTTATTATGAATACACCTCAACCATTACAGAGTATAAAACTTATCAGCTTGCTCTGAAGATAGTCATCACAACTAAGACAGTGAGACTCTTTTATCTTTGATAGTTATTGTGAAACTCGATGATTTATGGTCCAGTGGTG is a window encoding:
- the LOC133681342 gene encoding probable membrane-associated kinase regulator 6, whose protein sequence is MESPETLAIESFSRSWLTSVNPSLQGLETALRASLDSSHEAISEELDYRMQNSRRSLEEDQNFNFYFPISQSPDALLHADQLFSDGLIRPIFINQSKSEASSSLNLAPTVPSSLSSKTVSAAQILCRFLGRWKRILPKCFGYVRPLSHRVRDSRISTRVDNVERIAWEVKSQSNSREASPSRRVAYSLDGCHDSESSIHDAVLHCKRSMHK
- the LOC133681746 gene encoding U11/U12 small nuclear ribonucleoprotein 59 kDa protein isoform X1 — protein: MHPVPFHATPAAPPPPWFPMLPPNPPQSTPFWDTKNVHDRLKELQGTLTLATSMQKELEMLMTIKSTEGSVEEGEGESTDPYACGLYEYLKDRKIDLEAQESLSVNAANALMSRLRAQLEPFRVIIDDVTPWEEKSMAARLSNKILKSKRNKLWRKRKRQRAAEIRTKEHEQFDQADRVADEWRAREIAKDAAQLKVEKMKEIAKLKAKEERKRLESELELVLVVEKLQELRSIRIQKLKKQGHFLPEEDDKFLERVRAAVEEEERQAMAAAETDAAKGAIATAEESRKTIQSGGLHSKDASDAKDGMKESNDEINESTGNLGSDAVPGPSGEKGSKGQVYGGAYDSVANLPIEFYHYYHGSNNDMGTLIEVRRTWDAYIRPGGSRIPGHWVQPPPPADDIWASYLVRPK
- the LOC133681746 gene encoding U11/U12 small nuclear ribonucleoprotein 59 kDa protein isoform X2, whose amino-acid sequence is MHPVPFHATPAAPPPPWFPMLPPNPPQSTPFWDTKNVHDRLKELQGTLTLATSMQKELEMLMTIKSTEGSVEEGEGESTDPYACGLYEYLKDRKIDLEAQESLSVNAANALMSRLRAQLEPFRVIIDDVTPWEEKSMAARLSNKILKSKRNKLWRKRKRQRAAEIRTKEHEQFDQADRVADEWRAREIAKDAAQLKVEKMKEIAKLKAKEERKRLESELELVLVVEKLQELRSIRIQKLKKQGHFLPEEDDKFLERVRAAVEEEERQAMAAAETDAAKGAIATAEESRKTIQSGGLHSKDASDAKDGMKESNDEINESTGNLGSDAVPGPSGEKGSKGQVYGGAYDSVANLPIEFYHYYHGSNNDMGTLIEVRRTWDAYIRPGGR